DNA from Gammaproteobacteria bacterium:
GTCAAACACGGTGTCGCGTTCCTGGTCTTCGCGCATTTCGAAGGTCCAGCGGCGCAGCTTCTTCCAGGTGGCAATGACGGCATCGCCGAGCAGGTCACGGACGATCTCGAAATCGACCAGGTCGCGATAGACCATCAGGCCGACCGTCTCGAGGTTGGTGGCGAGGAAGATCGCGGCTTCCTCGTACTTGGACTCGCGGGCGCTGAGATCCTCCGGCGAAATGTCGTCCGGGAGGCGCATCACCCGCATGTAGGCGCGGGCGAACTCGCCATCCTGCACGGAGTCGAGAAAGGCGATCGCTGCGGCATCGCGCCGCTGGTGACGCATCTGCTTGATCTGGGCCAGGCCGAACACGACACCGCCGATGATGGTCGAGGCGCCCAGTATTTCGGCGAAATTGGCAAGTGTGGCGAGATCCATGCGGGCTCCTGTGAGGTGGCATGGCCAATGGCAGCTGCCGTTCCATGCCGGTTGCTGCGAATTATACCTGCTGGAAGATTCACGTGCTTTCTCGCCTGGCGGGTCGGCAGGGCGATGCGCCTCGGGTAGAATCCGCGCATGGATGTAACCCCGATACTCGACCCACTCAACGACGCGCAGCGCGAAGCGGTCACGGCGGAAGAGCCGGCCGTGCTGGTACTGGCCGGTGCCGGTTCCGGCAAGACCCGCGTGCTCACCCACCGGATCGCCTGGCAGATCCTGGTGAAGAATGCGTCGCCGTTCTCGATTCTTGCCGTGACCTTTACCAACAAGGCCGCGGCCGAGATGCGTGGCCGTATCGAGGAGCTGATCGACAGTTCGCCCGGCGCCATGTGGGTCGGCACCTTTCACAGCATTGCGCATCGCCTGCTCAGGCTGCACTGGCGCGAAGCCGGGCTGCCGCAGGGATTCCAGATCCTCGATTCCGAGGACCAGCATCGCCAGATCAAGCGCATGCTGAAAGCGCTGGACCTGGACGAGTCACGCTGGCCGCCACGGCAGGTGCAATGGTTCATCAATTCCAAGAAGGACGAGGGCCTGCGTCCTGCGCAGATCGCCGGTGGTGGCGATCCGGTGCATTCGCAGATGGTGAAGATCTACGCGGCCTACCAGGAAGCCTGCGATCGGGCCGGGCTGGTGGATTTCGCGGAACTCCTGCTGCGGGCACTCGAACTGGTCCGCGACAATCCGGAGATCCTGGCGCACTACCGCAATCGCTTCAGCACCATCCTGGTCGACGAGTTCCAGGACACCAACACCATCCAGTACGCCTGGGTAAGGCTGATGGCCGGTGACAGCAGCGAGGTATTCATTGTCGGCGACGATGACCAGTCGATTTACGGCTGGCGCGGCGCACGCATCGAGAACCTGCATCGTTTCCAGCAGGACTACCCGGCCACGCGAGTGGTGCGCCTCGAACAGAATTACCGCTCCACCGGCAACATCCTCAAGGCGGCCAATGCGGTCATCGACAACAATTCCGAGCGCATGGGCAAGAACCTCTGGACTGCCGACGAGGACGGCGATCCGATCCGCCTGTACTCGGCATTCAACGAACAGGATGAAGTCGAGTTCGTGCTGGAGCGCATTCGCCAATGGGAGAACGAGGGCGGCAAGCGTTCCGATGTGGCCATCCTGTACCGCTCCAATGCCCAGTCGCGCGTGTTCGAGGAAGGCCTGATCCGCGCGCGCATTCCCTATCGGGTCTATGGCGGCCTGCGTTTTTTCGAACGCCAGGAAATCAAGGATGCGCTCGCCTACCTGCGGCTGATCCAGAACCGCAATGACGATGCCGCGCTGGAGCGTGTCATCAACCTGCCAACTCGCGGCATCGGTGCAAAGACGCTGGAAGCGGTGCGCCAGCGCGCGCGTGAATCGGCCTTGCCGTTGTGGCATGCGGCTCGTGCCTTGCTGGAAGAAGGGTTCTTTCCGGCGCGCGCAGCGAATGCACTGGAAGGCTTCATCGTGCTGATCGGCAAGCTGGAAGCAGAGACCGGTGATCTCGAGCTCGATGAACAGATCGAGCATGTCATTCATGCCTCCGGCCTGATCGATCACTACAGCAAGGAAAAGGGCGAGAAAGGCCAGGCGCGCGTCGAGAACCTCGAAGAGCTGGTCTCGGCCGGCCGTGGCTTCGATCCCGCCGACATGGAAGAGGAGATGCCGTTGTTGGCCGCCTTCCTCAGTCATGCGGCGCTGGAGTCCGGCGAAGGCCAGGCCGACAAGTGGGAAGACTGCGTGCAGTTGATGACCCTGCACTCGGTGAAGGGTCTGGAATTCCCGCTGGTCTTCATGTGTGGACTCGAGGACGGATTGTTCCCGCACCAGCGTTCCCTGCAGGATGGCGTCGGCCTGGAGGAAGAGCGCCGCCTCATGTATGTCGGCATGACCCGTGCCATGCGCAGCCTGTACCTGACCCATGCCGAGCAGCGCCGGCTGTATGGCGTCGAGAACATGGCCATTGCATCGCGCTTCCTGGCAGAGATTCCTTCCGAGCTGCTGTACGAAATTCGCCCCAAGGTGCAGGTCGCGCGACCGGTGTCGCGCACCGCATTCGGACGCGGCCAGCAGGCCGGGCGCGTGATGGAAGAAGCCGTGCCGGACGGCATCAAGCTCGGTTCGCGCGTTCGTCACCCGAGTTTTGGCGAAGGCATGGTGTTGAACATCGAGGGTGGTGGCTCGCAGGCGCGGGTGCAGGTGAACTTCGATGACGTCGGTTCCAAGTGGCTGGTGCTGGCGTTCGCGAAGCTCGAAGTCATCTGACGCGGTTGCACAAATTCCCGTTCGAGGGGCGTATACTGGATCTCGAAGCTCGCCCCAGGGATCCATCGATGGCGAGCTGGTCGCTTCGCCCGGTCGAATGCAGGACTGCCTGATCGACTGCGATGCCTGACAACGAATGACATGCCTCGCTGGGGGCTCAAGGTTCTCATCGGATGAAGATACTGATTCTCGGTGCCGGACAGGTTGGATCGACCGTTGCCTACAGCCTGGCGCGCGAAGAAGACAACGAGATCACGATTGTCGACCGCAATGGCGAGCTGCTGCAGGACCTGCAGGATCGGCTCGATATCCGCACCGTCATCGGCCACGCCTCCCACCCCCAGGTACTCAAGGATGCCGGCGCTGATGCAGCTGACATGGTCGTCGCGGTGACCGACAGCGACGAGACCAACATGATTGCCTGCCAGGTCTGCCACGTGCTGTATGGCACGAAGAAAAAGATCGCCCGCGTGCGCGAAACGCAGTACATGAAGACGCCGGAGCTTTTTACAAGCGAGGACGGTGATTCCGCGGAAGGCAGCAAGAAAGGCCTGATGCCCATCGACATGCTGATCAGTCCCGAGCAGCTGGTGGTCGACTACATCCGCCGCCTCATCCAGTATCCCGGTGCCTTGCAGGTGCTCGACTTTGCGGGTGGCAAGGTGCGACTGGTCGCGGTGACGGCCTACTACGGCGGTGCGCTGGTTGGCCAGGAGCTGAAGAACCTGCGCAGCCACATTCCCGATGTCGATACGCGAGTCGCGGCGGTCTACCGACGCGGGCGTGCAATCCTGCCGCACGGCGACACGGTCATCGAGGCCGATGATGAAGTGTTTTTCATTGCGCCCCGCGCCGACATCCGCTCTGTCATCAACGAGCTGCGCAAGCTCGACAAGCCGGTACGCCGGGTGATCATCGCGGGTGGTGGCAACATCGGGGTGCGCCTGGCGCAGGCCCTGGAATCGACCTACCAGGTCAAGCTGATCGAGCGTTCGCGCGAGCGCGCCCGGCAGATTTCCGAGAATCTCGACAAGACCATCGTGCTGGCCGGCGATGCAGCCGACGAGGAGCTGCTGCTGGAGGAAAACATCGAAGCCACCGACGTGTTCTGCGCGGTGACCAACGACGAGGAAGCCAACATCCTCTCCTCGATGCTCGCCAAGCGACTCGGTGCACGCAAGGTACTGTCACTGATCAACCGGCCTTCCTATGTCGACCTGGTGCAATCCGGTGATATCGATATCGCGATTTCGCCGCAGCAGATCACCATTGGCGCGTTGCTGACGCACATCCGGCGTGGTGACGTTGTGGTGGTGCACAGCCTGCGCCGCGGTGCTGCCGAAGCCATCGAGGCAATTGCCCATGGCAGCCCGGAAAGCTCGGCAGTGGTCGGCAAGGCCATCGAGGACATCAAGCTGCCGGAGGGCACCACCATCGGCGCCATCGTACGTGGCGATGTGGTGATGATGGCGCACCATGACACGGTCATCGAGGAAAACGACCATGTCATCCTGTTCCTCGTGGATCGCAAGCTGGTGCCGGATGTCGAGCGATTGTTCCAGGAAGGCGCCGGTCGCCAGGGCGGCTGATTCCGTCATGCCAGCCAGGGAAAGCCAGGGTAGCTGATGAAGTTTGGCCTCATATTCAGGATCATCGGCATTCTCCTGATGGTGTTCAGCCTGACCATGCTGGGACCGCTGGCGATTTCATTTCTGTACCAGGACGGCGGCATGCGGCCGTTCATCCTGAGTTTCACCATCACTTCGCTGGCAGGCCTCGCACTCTGGCTCCTGAATCGCAATCGCGAGGGCGAGCTGCATGCGCGCGAAGGGTTCATCATCGTTGCCCTGTTCTGGATCGTGCTGGGTGGCGTGTCATCGCTGCCACTGCATTTCAGCAAGGCCCCGGACCTCAGCACGACCGATGCGGTGTTCGAGGCGGTCTCGGGCCTGACCACGACCGGCGCCACGATCATCGACAACATCGAATCCCTGCCGCAGTCGATGCTCTGGTATCGCCAGCAGATGCAGTGGCTGGGCGGTCTTGGCGTGGTCGTGATTGCGCTGGCCATCCTGCCGCTGCTCGGCGTGGGTGGCATGCAGCTTTACCGGGCCGAAACCACGGGTCCGTCCAAGCACGACAAGATGAAACCGCGACTGCGGGAAACGGCCCGCAGTTTTCTCAAGATCTACCTGCTGCTGACCATTGCCTGCGGACTTGCATACTGGCTGGCCGGCATGAGCGGATTCGATGCCGTGGCGCACGCGATGTCGACCATTTCCACGGGGGGCTTCTCTACCTACGATGCGTCCATTGCGCATTTCGACAGCCGCCTGGTCGAATTCATCGCGATCGTCTTCATGACCATTGGCGGGCTGAGCTTCGGCCTGCTTTACCTGATGATCGTCGGCCGCAAGCCGCTCGCGCTGTTCGAGCACTCGGAGGCGCGCGGCTACCTCGCGACCATCGGTGCCATCGTGTTGCTGACGACGGTCTACCTCCTCTACACGGCGCATCACCCCGGCATCATCAATGCCTTGTTCGATTCGCTGTTCCAGGTGGTATCGGTGATTACCTCGACAGGATTCAGCACGGAGAGGTTTGCTTCCTGGCCGGGTTTCCTGCCGGTTCTGCTGATCTTCCTGTCCATCATGGGCGGCTGCGCCGGTTCCACTTCCGGCGGCATGAAGGTCATTCGGTTCCAGCTGTTGCTCAAGCAGGGCAAGCGTGAAGTGCAGAAGCTGGTGCACCCGAATGCCGTGATGCCGGTGAAGATCGGCAAGCGGCTGGTCAACGACCGGATCATCGAATCCATCTGGGGATTCTTCGCGGCCTACACCGTCGTCTACGTGGTGCTGATGGTCATGCTGATCGCATCCGGCCTGGACCAGGTCAGCGCGTTTTCGGCCGTCGCGGCAACCTTGAACAACCTCGGTCCCGGACTGGGCGATGTGGCCGACAACTTTGCCGGCCTGACCGATTTCGGCAAGTGGGTCGGCATCCTCGCAATGCTGATGGGGCGGCTGGAAATCTTCACCGTGCTGGTGCTGCTGACACCAGAGTTCTGGAGGCACTGACATGCACCTGCAGGCAGTTCAGCGCATTCTCGGCCTGTTGTTGATGGTCTTTTCGCTGACCATGCTGCCGCCCGTGCTGGTGTCGCTGATCTACGACGACCACCAGGCGCAAGCCTTCCTGGTGAGCTTCCTGACGCTGTTCCTGTTCGGCGGCCTTACCTGGCTGCCCGTGCGCCGTAATCGCGAAGACCTGCGTCGGCGTGATGGTGCGCTGATCGTGTCCCTGTTCTGGGCCGGTCTCGGCGCAGTGGGTGCCTTGCCGCTGTTGCTCGCCAGTGGCCTCGAGATTTCGCTGACCGATGCGGTATTCGAATCGATATCGGGCCTGACCACTACCGGCGCCACCGTGATTGTCGGCCTGGATGACTTGCCGAAATCCATTCTTTTCTATCGCCAGCTGCTCCAGTGGCTGGGTGGCATGGGCATCATCGTCCTTGCGGTGGCCATCCTGCCCTTGCTCGGCGTGGGCGGCATGCAGCTGTATCGCGCCGAGACTCCGGGGCCGAGCAAGGACAACAAGCTGACGCCGAAGATCACGGAAACGGCCAAGACGCTGTGGATGATCTATTTCGGCCTGACCCTGGCCTGTGCCGTTTCCTACTGGCTGGCCGGCATGACGCCGTTCGATGCCATCTCGCACAGCTTCTCGACCATTGCCATCGGTGGCTTCAGTACCCACGATCTCAGCACCGGGTTCTTTGCCGGCTCCATGGTCGAGATGGTCGCCATTGTCTTCATGTTCATAGCCGGTGCGAATTTCGCCTTGCATTTCATGGCGGTCAGCCGACTCGGAGTCACCCATTATTTCCGCGACCCCGAGTTCCGCACCTACCTTTTCCTGCTGACCAGCCTGACCATCCTTGCGAGCCTGTACCTGAGCTGGCACGAACATTTCGAGACGGCAGGCGAGACGATGATCAAGGCGAGCTTCCAGGTCGTTTCGATCATGACCACTACCGGTTTCACCACGGATGATTTTTCCGCCTGGCCCGGTTTGCTGCCGGTCGTGCTGATCCTGTCGAGTTTCATCGGGGCCTGCGCCAATTCCACCGGTGGCGGCATGAAGGTGATCCGCTGGGTGTTGTTGCTAAAGCAGAGCCAGCGCGAAGTGCGCCGCCTGATTCATCCGCATGCGCAGTTCGTGACCAAGATGGGCAACAAGCCGGTGTCCGAGAAAGTCGTCAGCGCCGTGTGGGGTTTCTTCTCGGTCTATGTCGGCGTGTTCAGCCTGTTGATGCTGCTCAGCATGGCGCTGGGCATGGACCATGTCTCGGCGTTTTCTGCCGTCGCAGCCTGCCTGAACAATCTCGGTCCGGGTCTCGGCGAGGTGGCGGCGAACTACCAGTCGGTGCCGGCGGCTGCCAAGTGGGTCCTGATGTTTGCCATGTTGCTGGGACGCCTGGAGATCTTCACCCTGCTGGTGATCCTGACCCCGGCTTTCTGGCGCAAGTGATACATTCCACCTGCAACGAACCAATCAGCGCATGCGAGGGCGATCATGAACGATTCTGAAGAACACGGTTATCGTCTGTTGAAGACGGCCGAGCAACAGCTCGCACTGACGCGCGAATCCTGGAAGATATTCCAGATCATGGCGGAGTTCGTCGAAGGCTTCGAAAAGCTCGTGACCATCAAACCGTCGGTCAGCATTTTCGGGTCGGCACGGGTCAAGCCCGACGACAAGCTTTACCTGCTCACCGAACAGATTGCCCGCACCCTGTCGGATGCCGGCTTTTCGGTGGTCACCGGTGGCGGGCCGGGCCTGATGGAGGCGGCCAACAAGGGCGCTTACGCGGGCAAGTCGCCGTCGATCGGATTGAACATCCAGCTGCCGCACGAGCAGTCCGCCAATCCCTACCAGGACATTGCGCTCAACTTCCGGCACTTCTTCTCCCGCAAGGTCATGTTCGTCAAGTACGCCTCGGCCTACGTGGTCATGCCGGGCGGCTTCGGCACGCTCGACGAGCTGGCCGAGATCCTGACCCTGATCCAGACCGGCAAGAGTCGCAAGATTCCGGTCGTGCTGGTGGGGGAATCGTTCTGGAAAGGCATGCTCGACTGGCTGCGCGACCAGATGCTGGGCCAGGGCATGATCGGCGAAGGCGACCTCGAGCTGGTCAAGCTGGCCGAAACGCCGGAGGAAGTCGTCAGCATCCTGTTCGATCACTACGGTGATCGCGGGTTCGAACCTTCCAGGGAAGAGCGCGAACTGATGCTGGAGCTCTGAGCGCATGGCGAACGTTCTCGGCGCGATCGAAAGGCTGGTCGCATTGGCCGGCCGCGCAGCCGCCTGGCTGTTGCTGCCCTTGCTGGCAGTGATGTGCGCCGTGGTCCTGCTGCGCTATTTCTTCAATACCGGTTCGGTGGCCCTGCAGGAGCTGGTGGTCTACCTGCATGCCAGTGTGTTCATGCTGGCCCTGGCCTGGACATTGCAGACCGACCAGCATGTCAGGGTCGATGTCTTCTACAGGGAGTTCACGCCACGGCGCAAGGCGATGGTCGACCTGCTCGGCACGGTGTTGTTCCTGTTGCCCGTCAGTGGCCTGGTGCTGGTTCATGGCAGCGAATACGCGCTGGCCAGCTGGCAGGCACTGGAAGGCTCGCGTGAATCCGGCGGCCTGCCATTCCTCTACCTACTGAAGACTGTCATTCCGCTGTCTGCCTTGCTGTTGTTGTTGCAAGGCCTGTGCATCGCCCTGCGCAGCATCTTCCTGTTGCGAGGTGAGCGCTGATGGAATGGCTGGCCTTGTTGATGTTCCTGGCGGTGATCGCAGTCCTGATGAGCGGTTACCCGGTGGCGCTGACCCTGGGTGGCATGGCCTTGCTGTTTGCCGCGCTGGGCAGCCTGCTCGGTGGCTTCGAGCCGGTCCTGCTGGGCAGCTTTTCCTCGCGGCTGTTCGGCATCATGCTGAACGAGAC
Protein-coding regions in this window:
- a CDS encoding DUF4760 domain-containing protein; amino-acid sequence: MDLATLANFAEILGASTIIGGVVFGLAQIKQMRHQRRDAAAIAFLDSVQDGEFARAYMRVMRLPDDISPEDLSARESKYEEAAIFLATNLETVGLMVYRDLVDFEIVRDLLGDAVIATWKKLRRWTFEMREDQERDTVFDWYEWLAIKMEEDYAEFGHHAVFIKRRKWKPRSRVF
- a CDS encoding TIGR00730 family Rossman fold protein; translation: MNDSEEHGYRLLKTAEQQLALTRESWKIFQIMAEFVEGFEKLVTIKPSVSIFGSARVKPDDKLYLLTEQIARTLSDAGFSVVTGGGPGLMEAANKGAYAGKSPSIGLNIQLPHEQSANPYQDIALNFRHFFSRKVMFVKYASAYVVMPGGFGTLDELAEILTLIQTGKSRKIPVVLVGESFWKGMLDWLRDQMLGQGMIGEGDLELVKLAETPEEVVSILFDHYGDRGFEPSREERELMLEL
- the trkA gene encoding Trk system potassium transporter TrkA codes for the protein MKILILGAGQVGSTVAYSLAREEDNEITIVDRNGELLQDLQDRLDIRTVIGHASHPQVLKDAGADAADMVVAVTDSDETNMIACQVCHVLYGTKKKIARVRETQYMKTPELFTSEDGDSAEGSKKGLMPIDMLISPEQLVVDYIRRLIQYPGALQVLDFAGGKVRLVAVTAYYGGALVGQELKNLRSHIPDVDTRVAAVYRRGRAILPHGDTVIEADDEVFFIAPRADIRSVINELRKLDKPVRRVIIAGGGNIGVRLAQALESTYQVKLIERSRERARQISENLDKTIVLAGDAADEELLLEENIEATDVFCAVTNDEEANILSSMLAKRLGARKVLSLINRPSYVDLVQSGDIDIAISPQQITIGALLTHIRRGDVVVVHSLRRGAAEAIEAIAHGSPESSAVVGKAIEDIKLPEGTTIGAIVRGDVVMMAHHDTVIEENDHVILFLVDRKLVPDVERLFQEGAGRQGG
- a CDS encoding C4-dicarboxylate ABC transporter → MEWLALLMFLAVIAVLMSGYPVALTLGGMALLFAALGSLLGGFEPVLLGSFSSRLFGIMLNET
- a CDS encoding TrkH family potassium uptake protein — encoded protein: MHLQAVQRILGLLLMVFSLTMLPPVLVSLIYDDHQAQAFLVSFLTLFLFGGLTWLPVRRNREDLRRRDGALIVSLFWAGLGAVGALPLLLASGLEISLTDAVFESISGLTTTGATVIVGLDDLPKSILFYRQLLQWLGGMGIIVLAVAILPLLGVGGMQLYRAETPGPSKDNKLTPKITETAKTLWMIYFGLTLACAVSYWLAGMTPFDAISHSFSTIAIGGFSTHDLSTGFFAGSMVEMVAIVFMFIAGANFALHFMAVSRLGVTHYFRDPEFRTYLFLLTSLTILASLYLSWHEHFETAGETMIKASFQVVSIMTTTGFTTDDFSAWPGLLPVVLILSSFIGACANSTGGGMKVIRWVLLLKQSQREVRRLIHPHAQFVTKMGNKPVSEKVVSAVWGFFSVYVGVFSLLMLLSMALGMDHVSAFSAVAACLNNLGPGLGEVAANYQSVPAAAKWVLMFAMLLGRLEIFTLLVILTPAFWRK
- a CDS encoding TRAP transporter small permease subunit encodes the protein MANVLGAIERLVALAGRAAAWLLLPLLAVMCAVVLLRYFFNTGSVALQELVVYLHASVFMLALAWTLQTDQHVRVDVFYREFTPRRKAMVDLLGTVLFLLPVSGLVLVHGSEYALASWQALEGSRESGGLPFLYLLKTVIPLSALLLLLQGLCIALRSIFLLRGER
- a CDS encoding TrkH family potassium uptake protein; the protein is MKFGLIFRIIGILLMVFSLTMLGPLAISFLYQDGGMRPFILSFTITSLAGLALWLLNRNREGELHAREGFIIVALFWIVLGGVSSLPLHFSKAPDLSTTDAVFEAVSGLTTTGATIIDNIESLPQSMLWYRQQMQWLGGLGVVVIALAILPLLGVGGMQLYRAETTGPSKHDKMKPRLRETARSFLKIYLLLTIACGLAYWLAGMSGFDAVAHAMSTISTGGFSTYDASIAHFDSRLVEFIAIVFMTIGGLSFGLLYLMIVGRKPLALFEHSEARGYLATIGAIVLLTTVYLLYTAHHPGIINALFDSLFQVVSVITSTGFSTERFASWPGFLPVLLIFLSIMGGCAGSTSGGMKVIRFQLLLKQGKREVQKLVHPNAVMPVKIGKRLVNDRIIESIWGFFAAYTVVYVVLMVMLIASGLDQVSAFSAVAATLNNLGPGLGDVADNFAGLTDFGKWVGILAMLMGRLEIFTVLVLLTPEFWRH
- the uvrD gene encoding DNA helicase II, which translates into the protein MDVTPILDPLNDAQREAVTAEEPAVLVLAGAGSGKTRVLTHRIAWQILVKNASPFSILAVTFTNKAAAEMRGRIEELIDSSPGAMWVGTFHSIAHRLLRLHWREAGLPQGFQILDSEDQHRQIKRMLKALDLDESRWPPRQVQWFINSKKDEGLRPAQIAGGGDPVHSQMVKIYAAYQEACDRAGLVDFAELLLRALELVRDNPEILAHYRNRFSTILVDEFQDTNTIQYAWVRLMAGDSSEVFIVGDDDQSIYGWRGARIENLHRFQQDYPATRVVRLEQNYRSTGNILKAANAVIDNNSERMGKNLWTADEDGDPIRLYSAFNEQDEVEFVLERIRQWENEGGKRSDVAILYRSNAQSRVFEEGLIRARIPYRVYGGLRFFERQEIKDALAYLRLIQNRNDDAALERVINLPTRGIGAKTLEAVRQRARESALPLWHAARALLEEGFFPARAANALEGFIVLIGKLEAETGDLELDEQIEHVIHASGLIDHYSKEKGEKGQARVENLEELVSAGRGFDPADMEEEMPLLAAFLSHAALESGEGQADKWEDCVQLMTLHSVKGLEFPLVFMCGLEDGLFPHQRSLQDGVGLEEERRLMYVGMTRAMRSLYLTHAEQRRLYGVENMAIASRFLAEIPSELLYEIRPKVQVARPVSRTAFGRGQQAGRVMEEAVPDGIKLGSRVRHPSFGEGMVLNIEGGGSQARVQVNFDDVGSKWLVLAFAKLEVI